A single window of Doryrhamphus excisus isolate RoL2022-K1 chromosome 5, RoL_Dexc_1.0, whole genome shotgun sequence DNA harbors:
- the LOC131129213 gene encoding ephrin type-B receptor 3-like isoform X7, which translates to MTMDYVLLWCGFLLAVASAVEETLMDTKWATTELAWTSHPETGWEEVSGYDDAMNPIRTYQVCNVRELNQNNWLRSDFIPRKDVLRVYVEMKFTVRDCNSIPNIPGSCKETFNLFYYESDSDSATATSPFWMENPYVKVDTIAPDTSFSKLDSGLVNTKVRSFGPLSKAGFYLAFQDLGACMSLISVRVFYKKCSTTIANFAVFPETATGAEATSLVIAPGTCVPNALEVSVPLKLYCNGDGEWMVPVGACTCSAGFEPAMKDTQCQACNPGTFKYKQGEGFCLPCPANSRASSGAASVCSCRNGYYRSDTDTPDSPCTTVPSAPRNVISSVNETSLVLEWSEPRDLGGRDDTFYNVICKKCLPERGMCSRCDDNVDISPRHLGLTLRRVAVRNLQAHTQYSFEIQAVNGVSNKSPYTPQFSAVNITTNQAAPSAVPTVHLMAATASTMSLSWLPPEKPNGIILDYEIKYHEKDQGEAIAHTMTAQRSNARVEGLKAGTPYVVQVRARTVAGYGRYSSPADFSTNLQTDPPKLWQEQLPLIVGSATAVFVFIIAVVVIAIVCLRKQRNGSESEYTEKLQQYITPGMKVYIDPFTYEDPNEAVREFAKEIDVSCVKIEEVIGAGEFGEVCRGRLKLPGRREIIVAIKTLKVGYTDRQRRDFLSEASIMGQFDHPNIIRLEGVVTKSRPVMIVTEFMENGALDSFLRLNDGQFTVIQLVGMLRGIAAGMKYLSDMNYVHRDLAARNILVNSNLVCKVSDFGLSRFLEDDPTDPTYTSSLYFMLTYSFAYPQGGKIPIRWTAPEAIAYRKFTSASDVWSYGIVMWEVMSYGERPYWDMSNQDVINAVEQDYRLPPPMDCPTALHQLMLDCWVKERNLRPKFTQIVATLDKLIRNAASLKVVTNSTQSSGVSQPLLDRCVPDYTTFTTVGDWLDAIKMSRYQENFINAGFASFDLVAQMTAEDLLRIGVTLAGHQKKILGSIQDMRLQMNQTLPVQV; encoded by the exons TGGGAAGAAGTGAGTGGCTACGACGACGCCATGAATCCCATTCGGACGTACCAAGTCTGCAACGTACGAGAGCTCAACCAGAACAACTGGCTACGCAGCGACTTCATCCCGCGGAAGGACGTGCTGCGTGTGTACGTGGAGATGAAGTTCACCGTACGGGATTGCAACAGCATCCCCAACATCCCGGGCTCCTGCAAAGAGACCTTCAACCTCTTCTACTACGAGTCGGACTCGGACTCAGCTACAGCAACCAGTCCTTTCTGGATGGAAAACCCGTATGTGAAAGTGGACACCATCGCGCCTGATACAAGTTTTTCCAAGCTCGATTCCGGACTTGTTAACACTAAAGTCAGGAGTTTCGGGCCGTTGTCCAAAGCCGGGTTCTATCTGGCGTTCCAGGACCTTGGGGCATGCATGTCGCTCATCTCAGTGAGGGTTTTTTATAAGAAGTGCTCCACCACCATAGCCAACTTTGCAGTTTTCCCAGAGACAGCAACCGGAGCCGAAGCCACATCCTTGGTCATCGCGCCTGGAACTTGCGTACCCAACGCCTTGGAGGTGTCCGTGCCGCTAAAGTTGTACTGCAACGGAGATGGGGAATGGATGGTTCCTGTGGGCGCCTGCACGTGCTCAGCTGGTTTTGAGCCCGCCATGAAGGACACTCAATGTCAAG CTTGCAACCCTGGAACCTTCAAGTACAAGCAAGGGGAAGGATTCTGTCTGCCTTGCCCCGCAAACAGCCGTGCCAGCTCCGGAGCCGCAAGCGTTTGCTCCTGTCGAAACGGTTACTACCGATCGGACACAGACACGCCCGACTCACCTTGCACCA CTGTTCCCTCTGCTCCGCGCAACGTCATCTCCAGCGTGAATGAAACCTCGCTCGTCCTGGAATGGAGCGAGCCCCGGGATCTGGGCGGCCGCGACGACACCTTCTACAACGTCATCTGCAAGAAGTGCCTGCCCGAACGGGGAATGTGCTCCCGCTGCGATGACAACGTGGATATCTCGCCGCGCCACCTGGGTCTTACCCTGCGGCGGGTGGCGGTCCGTAACCTGCAAGCCCACACCCAGTACAGCTTCGAGATCCAGGCCGTCAACGGCGTCTCCAACAAGAGCCCGTATACGCCTCAGTTCTCGGCGGTCAACATCACCACCAATCAGGCCG CGCCGTCGGCAGTACCCACGGTTCACCTGATGGCGGCCACGGCGAGCACCATGAGCCTGTCCTGGCTGCCTCCAGAAAAACCCAACGGAATCATTCTGGATTATGAGATTAAGTACCATGAGAAG GATCAGGGTGAAGCCATCGCTCATACGATGACGGCCCAACGGAGCAACGCCCGCGTTGAAGGTCTCAAGGCCGGGACGCCGTACGTGGTCCAAGTCCGGGCACGGACAGTGGCTGGTTACGGTCGTTACAGCAGCCCGGCCGACTTCAGCACCAACCTGCAAA CTGACCCACCCAAGTTGTGGCAAGAGCAGCTCCCCCTCATCGTGGGATCAGCTACCGCCGTCTTTGTCTTCATCATTGCCGTTGTGGTCATCGCTATCGTCTGCCTCAG AAAACAGAGGAACGGTTCAGAGTCAGAATATACGGAGAAACTGCAGCAGTACA TCACTCCGGGAATGAAGGTCTACATTGACCCCTTCACCTATGAGGATCCCAATGAAGCCGTGAGGGAATTTGCCAAAGAGATTGACGTCTCCTGCGTGAAGATCGAGGAGGTCATCGGCGCAG GAGAGTTTGGCGAAGTGTGCCGCGGTCGCCTCAAGCTTCCCGGCCGCCGTGAGATCATCGTTGCCATCAAGACCCTCAAAGTGGGATACACAGACCGGCAGAGGAGGGACTTTCTCTCCGAGGCGTCCATCATGGGGCAGTTTGACCACCCCAATATTATCCGCTTGGAGGGTGTCGTCACCAAGAGTCGACCGGTGATGATTGTGACCGAGTTCATGGAGAATGGAGCGCTGGACTCGTTTTTAAGG CTCAACGATGGGCAGTTCACCGTCATCCAGCTCGTGGGCATGCTGCGTGGCATCGCAGCAGGCATGAAGTACCTCTCAGATATGAACTATGTACACAGAGACTTGGCTGCCCGGAACATCCTGGTCAACAGCAACCTGGTGTGCAAAGTGTCCGACTTTGGCCTATCCCGTTTCCTGGAAGATGACCCTACGGACCCTACCTACACCAGCTCACTG TATTTCATGCTCACCTACTCATTCGCATATCCCCAGGGAGGGAAGATACCTATTCGATGGACCGCGCCCGAGGCCATTGCCTACAGGAAGTTCACCTCCGCAAGCGACGTGTGGAGCTACGGCATTGTCATGTGGGAAGTCATGTCGTACGGAGAGAGGCCGTACTGGGACATGAGCAATCAGGAT GTGATAAATGCCGTGGAGCAGGACTACCGACTGCCCCCACCCATGGACTGCCCCACGGCGCTGCACCAGCTCATGTTAGACTGCTGGGTGAAGGAACGCAACCTGCGGCCCAAATTCACTCAGATAGTCGCCACGTTGGATAAACTCATCCGCAACGCCGCCAGCCTCAAGGTGGTCACCAACAGCACGCAGTCGAGCGG GGTATCCCAACCCTTGCTTGACCGCTGCGTGCCCGACTACACAACTTTCACCACTGTGGGGGACTGGCTGGACGCCATCAAGATGAGCCGCTACCAGGAGAATTTCATCAACGCCGGATTTGCTTCCTTTGACCTGGTTGCTCAGATGACAGCAGA GGACTTGCTGCGGATAGGGGTCACCCTGGCCGGCCACCAGAAGAAGATCCTAGGTAGCATTCAGGACATGAGACTACAGATGAaccaaacacttcctgtccaggTGTGA
- the LOC131129213 gene encoding ephrin type-B receptor 3-like isoform X3 translates to MTMDYVLLWCGFLLAVASAVEETLMDTKWATTELAWTSHPETGWEEVSGYDDAMNPIRTYQVCNVRELNQNNWLRSDFIPRKDVLRVYVEMKFTVRDCNSIPNIPGSCKETFNLFYYESDSDSATATSPFWMENPYVKVDTIAPDTSFSKLDSGLVNTKVRSFGPLSKAGFYLAFQDLGACMSLISVRVFYKKCSTTIANFAVFPETATGAEATSLVIAPGTCVPNALEVSVPLKLYCNGDGEWMVPVGACTCSAGFEPAMKDTQCQACNPGTFKYKQGEGFCLPCPANSRASSGAASVCSCRNGYYRSDTDTPDSPCTTVPSAPRNVISSVNETSLVLEWSEPRDLGGRDDTFYNVICKKCLPERGMCSRCDDNVDISPRHLGLTLRRVAVRNLQAHTQYSFEIQAVNGVSNKSPYTPQFSAVNITTNQAAPSAVPTVHLMAATASTMSLSWLPPEKPNGIILDYEIKYHEKDQGEAIAHTMTAQRSNARVEGLKAGTPYVVQVRARTVAGYGRYSSPADFSTNLQTDPPKLWQEQLPLIVGSATAVFVFIIAVVVIAIVCLRKQRNGSESEYTEKLQQYKSPIVTPGMKVYIDPFTYEDPNEAVREFAKEIDVSCVKIEEVIGAGNPPKLLSYRGKTASHLQAIPLEDFTPSGEFGEVCRGRLKLPGRREIIVAIKTLKVGYTDRQRRDFLSEASIMGQFDHPNIIRLEGVVTKSRPVMIVTEFMENGALDSFLRLNDGQFTVIQLVGMLRGIAAGMKYLSDMNYVHRDLAARNILVNSNLVCKVSDFGLSRFLEDDPTDPTYTSSLYFMLTYSFAYPQGGKIPIRWTAPEAIAYRKFTSASDVWSYGIVMWEVMSYGERPYWDMSNQDVINAVEQDYRLPPPMDCPTALHQLMLDCWVKERNLRPKFTQIVATLDKLIRNAASLKVVTNSTQSSGVSQPLLDRCVPDYTTFTTVGDWLDAIKMSRYQENFINAGFASFDLVAQMTAEDLLRIGVTLAGHQKKILGSIQDMRLQMNQTLPVQV, encoded by the exons TGGGAAGAAGTGAGTGGCTACGACGACGCCATGAATCCCATTCGGACGTACCAAGTCTGCAACGTACGAGAGCTCAACCAGAACAACTGGCTACGCAGCGACTTCATCCCGCGGAAGGACGTGCTGCGTGTGTACGTGGAGATGAAGTTCACCGTACGGGATTGCAACAGCATCCCCAACATCCCGGGCTCCTGCAAAGAGACCTTCAACCTCTTCTACTACGAGTCGGACTCGGACTCAGCTACAGCAACCAGTCCTTTCTGGATGGAAAACCCGTATGTGAAAGTGGACACCATCGCGCCTGATACAAGTTTTTCCAAGCTCGATTCCGGACTTGTTAACACTAAAGTCAGGAGTTTCGGGCCGTTGTCCAAAGCCGGGTTCTATCTGGCGTTCCAGGACCTTGGGGCATGCATGTCGCTCATCTCAGTGAGGGTTTTTTATAAGAAGTGCTCCACCACCATAGCCAACTTTGCAGTTTTCCCAGAGACAGCAACCGGAGCCGAAGCCACATCCTTGGTCATCGCGCCTGGAACTTGCGTACCCAACGCCTTGGAGGTGTCCGTGCCGCTAAAGTTGTACTGCAACGGAGATGGGGAATGGATGGTTCCTGTGGGCGCCTGCACGTGCTCAGCTGGTTTTGAGCCCGCCATGAAGGACACTCAATGTCAAG CTTGCAACCCTGGAACCTTCAAGTACAAGCAAGGGGAAGGATTCTGTCTGCCTTGCCCCGCAAACAGCCGTGCCAGCTCCGGAGCCGCAAGCGTTTGCTCCTGTCGAAACGGTTACTACCGATCGGACACAGACACGCCCGACTCACCTTGCACCA CTGTTCCCTCTGCTCCGCGCAACGTCATCTCCAGCGTGAATGAAACCTCGCTCGTCCTGGAATGGAGCGAGCCCCGGGATCTGGGCGGCCGCGACGACACCTTCTACAACGTCATCTGCAAGAAGTGCCTGCCCGAACGGGGAATGTGCTCCCGCTGCGATGACAACGTGGATATCTCGCCGCGCCACCTGGGTCTTACCCTGCGGCGGGTGGCGGTCCGTAACCTGCAAGCCCACACCCAGTACAGCTTCGAGATCCAGGCCGTCAACGGCGTCTCCAACAAGAGCCCGTATACGCCTCAGTTCTCGGCGGTCAACATCACCACCAATCAGGCCG CGCCGTCGGCAGTACCCACGGTTCACCTGATGGCGGCCACGGCGAGCACCATGAGCCTGTCCTGGCTGCCTCCAGAAAAACCCAACGGAATCATTCTGGATTATGAGATTAAGTACCATGAGAAG GATCAGGGTGAAGCCATCGCTCATACGATGACGGCCCAACGGAGCAACGCCCGCGTTGAAGGTCTCAAGGCCGGGACGCCGTACGTGGTCCAAGTCCGGGCACGGACAGTGGCTGGTTACGGTCGTTACAGCAGCCCGGCCGACTTCAGCACCAACCTGCAAA CTGACCCACCCAAGTTGTGGCAAGAGCAGCTCCCCCTCATCGTGGGATCAGCTACCGCCGTCTTTGTCTTCATCATTGCCGTTGTGGTCATCGCTATCGTCTGCCTCAG AAAACAGAGGAACGGTTCAGAGTCAGAATATACGGAGAAACTGCAGCAGTACA AATCCCCAATAGTCACTCCGGGAATGAAGGTCTACATTGACCCCTTCACCTATGAGGATCCCAATGAAGCCGTGAGGGAATTTGCCAAAGAGATTGACGTCTCCTGCGTGAAGATCGAGGAGGTCATCGGCGCAGGTAACCCACCAAAGCTCCTGAGCTACAGGGGGAAGACTGCTAGTCACCTCCAGGCCATACCGTTAGAGGACTTCACACCAAGCG GAGAGTTTGGCGAAGTGTGCCGCGGTCGCCTCAAGCTTCCCGGCCGCCGTGAGATCATCGTTGCCATCAAGACCCTCAAAGTGGGATACACAGACCGGCAGAGGAGGGACTTTCTCTCCGAGGCGTCCATCATGGGGCAGTTTGACCACCCCAATATTATCCGCTTGGAGGGTGTCGTCACCAAGAGTCGACCGGTGATGATTGTGACCGAGTTCATGGAGAATGGAGCGCTGGACTCGTTTTTAAGG CTCAACGATGGGCAGTTCACCGTCATCCAGCTCGTGGGCATGCTGCGTGGCATCGCAGCAGGCATGAAGTACCTCTCAGATATGAACTATGTACACAGAGACTTGGCTGCCCGGAACATCCTGGTCAACAGCAACCTGGTGTGCAAAGTGTCCGACTTTGGCCTATCCCGTTTCCTGGAAGATGACCCTACGGACCCTACCTACACCAGCTCACTG TATTTCATGCTCACCTACTCATTCGCATATCCCCAGGGAGGGAAGATACCTATTCGATGGACCGCGCCCGAGGCCATTGCCTACAGGAAGTTCACCTCCGCAAGCGACGTGTGGAGCTACGGCATTGTCATGTGGGAAGTCATGTCGTACGGAGAGAGGCCGTACTGGGACATGAGCAATCAGGAT GTGATAAATGCCGTGGAGCAGGACTACCGACTGCCCCCACCCATGGACTGCCCCACGGCGCTGCACCAGCTCATGTTAGACTGCTGGGTGAAGGAACGCAACCTGCGGCCCAAATTCACTCAGATAGTCGCCACGTTGGATAAACTCATCCGCAACGCCGCCAGCCTCAAGGTGGTCACCAACAGCACGCAGTCGAGCGG GGTATCCCAACCCTTGCTTGACCGCTGCGTGCCCGACTACACAACTTTCACCACTGTGGGGGACTGGCTGGACGCCATCAAGATGAGCCGCTACCAGGAGAATTTCATCAACGCCGGATTTGCTTCCTTTGACCTGGTTGCTCAGATGACAGCAGA GGACTTGCTGCGGATAGGGGTCACCCTGGCCGGCCACCAGAAGAAGATCCTAGGTAGCATTCAGGACATGAGACTACAGATGAaccaaacacttcctgtccaggTGTGA
- the LOC131129213 gene encoding ephrin type-B receptor 3-like isoform X6: MTMDYVLLWCGFLLAVASAVEETLMDTKWATTELAWTSHPETGWEEVSGYDDAMNPIRTYQVCNVRELNQNNWLRSDFIPRKDVLRVYVEMKFTVRDCNSIPNIPGSCKETFNLFYYESDSDSATATSPFWMENPYVKVDTIAPDTSFSKLDSGLVNTKVRSFGPLSKAGFYLAFQDLGACMSLISVRVFYKKCSTTIANFAVFPETATGAEATSLVIAPGTCVPNALEVSVPLKLYCNGDGEWMVPVGACTCSAGFEPAMKDTQCQACNPGTFKYKQGEGFCLPCPANSRASSGAASVCSCRNGYYRSDTDTPDSPCTTVPSAPRNVISSVNETSLVLEWSEPRDLGGRDDTFYNVICKKCLPERGMCSRCDDNVDISPRHLGLTLRRVAVRNLQAHTQYSFEIQAVNGVSNKSPYTPQFSAVNITTNQAAPSAVPTVHLMAATASTMSLSWLPPEKPNGIILDYEIKYHEKDQGEAIAHTMTAQRSNARVEGLKAGTPYVVQVRARTVAGYGRYSSPADFSTNLQTDPPKLWQEQLPLIVGSATAVFVFIIAVVVIAIVCLRKQRNGSESEYTEKLQQYKSPIVTPGMKVYIDPFTYEDPNEAVREFAKEIDVSCVKIEEVIGAGEFGEVCRGRLKLPGRREIIVAIKTLKVGYTDRQRRDFLSEASIMGQFDHPNIIRLEGVVTKSRPVMIVTEFMENGALDSFLRLNDGQFTVIQLVGMLRGIAAGMKYLSDMNYVHRDLAARNILVNSNLVCKVSDFGLSRFLEDDPTDPTYTSSLYFMLTYSFAYPQGGKIPIRWTAPEAIAYRKFTSASDVWSYGIVMWEVMSYGERPYWDMSNQDVINAVEQDYRLPPPMDCPTALHQLMLDCWVKERNLRPKFTQIVATLDKLIRNAASLKVVTNSTQSSGVSQPLLDRCVPDYTTFTTVGDWLDAIKMSRYQENFINAGFASFDLVAQMTAEDLLRIGVTLAGHQKKILGSIQDMRLQMNQTLPVQV, translated from the exons TGGGAAGAAGTGAGTGGCTACGACGACGCCATGAATCCCATTCGGACGTACCAAGTCTGCAACGTACGAGAGCTCAACCAGAACAACTGGCTACGCAGCGACTTCATCCCGCGGAAGGACGTGCTGCGTGTGTACGTGGAGATGAAGTTCACCGTACGGGATTGCAACAGCATCCCCAACATCCCGGGCTCCTGCAAAGAGACCTTCAACCTCTTCTACTACGAGTCGGACTCGGACTCAGCTACAGCAACCAGTCCTTTCTGGATGGAAAACCCGTATGTGAAAGTGGACACCATCGCGCCTGATACAAGTTTTTCCAAGCTCGATTCCGGACTTGTTAACACTAAAGTCAGGAGTTTCGGGCCGTTGTCCAAAGCCGGGTTCTATCTGGCGTTCCAGGACCTTGGGGCATGCATGTCGCTCATCTCAGTGAGGGTTTTTTATAAGAAGTGCTCCACCACCATAGCCAACTTTGCAGTTTTCCCAGAGACAGCAACCGGAGCCGAAGCCACATCCTTGGTCATCGCGCCTGGAACTTGCGTACCCAACGCCTTGGAGGTGTCCGTGCCGCTAAAGTTGTACTGCAACGGAGATGGGGAATGGATGGTTCCTGTGGGCGCCTGCACGTGCTCAGCTGGTTTTGAGCCCGCCATGAAGGACACTCAATGTCAAG CTTGCAACCCTGGAACCTTCAAGTACAAGCAAGGGGAAGGATTCTGTCTGCCTTGCCCCGCAAACAGCCGTGCCAGCTCCGGAGCCGCAAGCGTTTGCTCCTGTCGAAACGGTTACTACCGATCGGACACAGACACGCCCGACTCACCTTGCACCA CTGTTCCCTCTGCTCCGCGCAACGTCATCTCCAGCGTGAATGAAACCTCGCTCGTCCTGGAATGGAGCGAGCCCCGGGATCTGGGCGGCCGCGACGACACCTTCTACAACGTCATCTGCAAGAAGTGCCTGCCCGAACGGGGAATGTGCTCCCGCTGCGATGACAACGTGGATATCTCGCCGCGCCACCTGGGTCTTACCCTGCGGCGGGTGGCGGTCCGTAACCTGCAAGCCCACACCCAGTACAGCTTCGAGATCCAGGCCGTCAACGGCGTCTCCAACAAGAGCCCGTATACGCCTCAGTTCTCGGCGGTCAACATCACCACCAATCAGGCCG CGCCGTCGGCAGTACCCACGGTTCACCTGATGGCGGCCACGGCGAGCACCATGAGCCTGTCCTGGCTGCCTCCAGAAAAACCCAACGGAATCATTCTGGATTATGAGATTAAGTACCATGAGAAG GATCAGGGTGAAGCCATCGCTCATACGATGACGGCCCAACGGAGCAACGCCCGCGTTGAAGGTCTCAAGGCCGGGACGCCGTACGTGGTCCAAGTCCGGGCACGGACAGTGGCTGGTTACGGTCGTTACAGCAGCCCGGCCGACTTCAGCACCAACCTGCAAA CTGACCCACCCAAGTTGTGGCAAGAGCAGCTCCCCCTCATCGTGGGATCAGCTACCGCCGTCTTTGTCTTCATCATTGCCGTTGTGGTCATCGCTATCGTCTGCCTCAG AAAACAGAGGAACGGTTCAGAGTCAGAATATACGGAGAAACTGCAGCAGTACA AATCCCCAATAGTCACTCCGGGAATGAAGGTCTACATTGACCCCTTCACCTATGAGGATCCCAATGAAGCCGTGAGGGAATTTGCCAAAGAGATTGACGTCTCCTGCGTGAAGATCGAGGAGGTCATCGGCGCAG GAGAGTTTGGCGAAGTGTGCCGCGGTCGCCTCAAGCTTCCCGGCCGCCGTGAGATCATCGTTGCCATCAAGACCCTCAAAGTGGGATACACAGACCGGCAGAGGAGGGACTTTCTCTCCGAGGCGTCCATCATGGGGCAGTTTGACCACCCCAATATTATCCGCTTGGAGGGTGTCGTCACCAAGAGTCGACCGGTGATGATTGTGACCGAGTTCATGGAGAATGGAGCGCTGGACTCGTTTTTAAGG CTCAACGATGGGCAGTTCACCGTCATCCAGCTCGTGGGCATGCTGCGTGGCATCGCAGCAGGCATGAAGTACCTCTCAGATATGAACTATGTACACAGAGACTTGGCTGCCCGGAACATCCTGGTCAACAGCAACCTGGTGTGCAAAGTGTCCGACTTTGGCCTATCCCGTTTCCTGGAAGATGACCCTACGGACCCTACCTACACCAGCTCACTG TATTTCATGCTCACCTACTCATTCGCATATCCCCAGGGAGGGAAGATACCTATTCGATGGACCGCGCCCGAGGCCATTGCCTACAGGAAGTTCACCTCCGCAAGCGACGTGTGGAGCTACGGCATTGTCATGTGGGAAGTCATGTCGTACGGAGAGAGGCCGTACTGGGACATGAGCAATCAGGAT GTGATAAATGCCGTGGAGCAGGACTACCGACTGCCCCCACCCATGGACTGCCCCACGGCGCTGCACCAGCTCATGTTAGACTGCTGGGTGAAGGAACGCAACCTGCGGCCCAAATTCACTCAGATAGTCGCCACGTTGGATAAACTCATCCGCAACGCCGCCAGCCTCAAGGTGGTCACCAACAGCACGCAGTCGAGCGG GGTATCCCAACCCTTGCTTGACCGCTGCGTGCCCGACTACACAACTTTCACCACTGTGGGGGACTGGCTGGACGCCATCAAGATGAGCCGCTACCAGGAGAATTTCATCAACGCCGGATTTGCTTCCTTTGACCTGGTTGCTCAGATGACAGCAGA GGACTTGCTGCGGATAGGGGTCACCCTGGCCGGCCACCAGAAGAAGATCCTAGGTAGCATTCAGGACATGAGACTACAGATGAaccaaacacttcctgtccaggTGTGA